One Aliiroseovarius sediminilitoris DNA window includes the following coding sequences:
- a CDS encoding chorismate mutase — translation MTDDAARAAELLKDHRRSIDRLDAILVYTLGERFKHTQAVGKLKAEHELPPSDPAREAKQIERLEDLSRRADLDPEFAKKFLNFIIDEVIRHHKKHHE, via the coding sequence ATGACCGACGATGCCGCCCGCGCCGCTGAATTGTTGAAAGACCATCGCAGGTCGATCGACCGGCTGGATGCAATCCTTGTCTACACGCTGGGCGAACGTTTCAAGCATACGCAAGCTGTCGGCAAGCTGAAGGCCGAACACGAACTTCCGCCCTCGGACCCCGCCCGCGAAGCCAAACAGATCGAGCGCCTGGAAGACCTGTCACGTCGCGCCGATCTGGACCCCGAATTCGCCAAGAAATTCCTGAACTTCATCATTGATGAGGTCATCAGGCATCACAAGAAACACCACGAATAA
- a CDS encoding GNAT family N-acetyltransferase, giving the protein MISPVTIPCPGAPIAEAARAALPVLRTQRLVLRAPELGDFALFKQLFSLPTAKFMGQPPDNEAIWAQFTNYTAGWTLRGDGMFTVCQNNTPVGFIFAGVEIGDQAIELGFFIAPEAQGQGIASEAATATLAHLRSLGPDQIVSYVAPENTASQALVAKLGGEQTGTLDGALVFSYPLDSDGGPEAYA; this is encoded by the coding sequence ATGATCTCGCCCGTCACCATTCCCTGCCCCGGCGCCCCGATTGCCGAAGCCGCCCGCGCCGCGTTGCCCGTGCTGCGCACGCAACGTCTGGTTTTGCGTGCGCCCGAACTGGGTGACTTCGCGCTGTTCAAGCAACTGTTTTCGCTGCCCACTGCCAAGTTCATGGGGCAGCCACCGGATAACGAGGCGATCTGGGCGCAGTTCACGAACTACACCGCTGGCTGGACACTGCGTGGCGATGGGATGTTCACCGTCTGCCAGAACAATACGCCTGTGGGGTTTATCTTCGCTGGGGTCGAAATCGGCGACCAAGCCATCGAGCTTGGCTTTTTCATCGCCCCCGAGGCGCAAGGTCAGGGCATCGCTTCTGAGGCCGCAACAGCCACGCTTGCCCATCTGCGCAGTCTGGGACCTGACCAAATCGTCAGCTACGTCGCGCCGGAAAACACCGCCAGCCAAGCGTTGGTCGCCAAATTGGGCGGCGAGCAGACAGGCACATTGGACGGGGCACTTGTTTTTAGCTATCCGCTGGACAGCGATGGCGGGCCGGAGGCGTATGCATGA